A genome region from Halorussus pelagicus includes the following:
- a CDS encoding amidohydrolase encodes MTAAADCIFTNAEVHTLDDADSTAEAVAVRDGEIVRVGNAYELDFLNGVETEEIDLGGRILLPGFIDAHTHLSHLGRSLVYADLADADSPDDCVALLADSADSSESAESAVRDATDAHGGDREADDWILGFGYDESSWDESRYLTSEDLDRVSAERPVAAFREDMHIAAVNSVALDRYVAEMPDDDVRAEGGDPTGVIVEEAVDVIYEAIEPDAEEMRDLLDAAQREAHRKGVTGVHDMVRQSRAPEVYRQMELDGDLALRVRLNYWSDHLDALVETGLRTNHGSEFVRTGGVKTYTDGSFGGRTAKLSEPYADSSEAETGQWVVSPEELRDFVAETDDAGFQLTAHAIGDEAVEEVLSAYETTDDPDTARHRVEHAELVSDENVERFAESGVVASVQPNFLKWAKEGGLYDDRLGPERRERSNRYADLLDAGVTLAFGSDCMPLDPLLGVHQTVNAPVESQRLSVTEALRAYTRGAAYAGFDEDRLGTVEAGKKADFTVLERSPWEHSSDIEDIDVALTVVDGEVAYDARN; translated from the coding sequence ATGACAGCGGCGGCAGACTGCATCTTCACGAACGCGGAGGTCCACACTCTCGACGACGCCGACAGCACCGCGGAGGCGGTCGCAGTGCGCGACGGCGAAATCGTCCGCGTCGGCAACGCCTACGAACTCGACTTCCTGAACGGCGTCGAGACCGAGGAAATCGACCTCGGCGGACGCATCCTGCTCCCCGGATTCATCGACGCTCACACCCACCTCTCGCACCTCGGTCGCTCGCTGGTCTATGCAGACCTCGCGGACGCCGACTCGCCCGACGACTGCGTGGCCCTGCTGGCCGATTCCGCGGACTCCTCAGAGTCCGCGGAATCGGCCGTGCGAGACGCGACCGACGCCCACGGAGGCGACCGCGAAGCTGACGATTGGATTCTCGGCTTCGGCTACGACGAGAGTTCGTGGGACGAGTCGCGCTATCTCACTAGCGAGGACTTGGACCGCGTTTCGGCGGAGCGCCCAGTCGCGGCGTTCCGCGAGGACATGCACATCGCGGCGGTCAACTCGGTCGCGCTGGACCGATACGTCGCCGAGATGCCCGACGACGACGTGCGGGCGGAAGGCGGCGACCCGACCGGCGTCATCGTCGAGGAGGCGGTGGACGTAATCTACGAAGCCATCGAACCCGACGCCGAGGAGATGCGCGACTTACTCGACGCGGCACAGCGCGAGGCCCACCGGAAGGGCGTCACGGGCGTCCACGACATGGTTCGCCAGTCGCGCGCGCCCGAGGTCTACCGCCAGATGGAACTCGACGGCGACCTCGCGCTCCGAGTGCGACTCAACTACTGGTCGGACCATCTCGACGCGCTGGTCGAGACCGGTCTCCGGACCAACCACGGGAGCGAGTTCGTCCGAACCGGCGGCGTCAAGACCTACACCGACGGGAGTTTTGGGGGCCGGACCGCGAAGCTCTCAGAACCGTACGCTGATTCGTCGGAAGCAGAAACCGGCCAGTGGGTCGTCTCGCCGGAGGAACTGCGGGACTTTGTCGCCGAGACCGACGACGCAGGGTTCCAACTGACCGCCCACGCCATCGGCGACGAGGCGGTCGAGGAGGTCCTGTCGGCGTACGAGACCACGGACGACCCCGATACCGCGCGCCACCGGGTCGAACACGCCGAACTCGTCAGCGACGAGAACGTCGAGCGATTCGCCGAGAGCGGCGTCGTGGCGTCGGTCCAGCCGAACTTCCTCAAGTGGGCCAAAGAGGGCGGTCTCTACGATGACCGCCTTGGACCCGAGCGCCGCGAGCGGTCGAACCGCTACGCCGACCTGCTGGACGCGGGCGTGACCCTCGCGTTCGGGAGCGACTGCATGCCGCTTGACCCCCTGCTCGGCGTCCACCAGACGGTCAACGCGCCCGTCGAGAGCCAGCGACTCTCCGTGACCGAGGCACTTCGGGCGTACACCCGCGGAGCGGCCTACGCCGGGTTCGACGAGGACCGACTCGGCACCGTCGAGGCGGGCAAAAAGGCCGACTTCACCGTGCTGGAGCGGTCGCCGTGGGAGCATTCCTCGGACATCGAGGACATCGACGTGGCGTTGACCGTGGTGGACGGCGAGGTCGCGTACGACGCTCGGAACTGA